In Brassica napus cultivar Da-Ae chromosome A3, Da-Ae, whole genome shotgun sequence, the sequence ctcatatataattattaattatatacttttaagaataaaaataatctaagAATAAGAATCTAATATGAAAGTTTTACTAAGTTTAAATGAATGCAATTTTTGTGtagaaaatgtataaataatataattcattaatttatattaaacaaataaaatgttagaatCAGTAAAttgatatcaaataatttttataataaaaaattgatcaaataagtatatatcacacaattaatcaaatgaattacagaaattctattaaaagttaataacaaaacatattaaatatttaataaaataaaattaaataatatcttatgtaactttcatatttaatataaataaaataagaaaataatatagttttcaaatacactaaaataaaaatgttaaaacactacttaccaaattttataaaacatattttgatttgtaaactagattttattaaaaaattcttaCGCTTTTaaaacgcggatcaaaatctagttttatttaaattactgTCAGGTACATcatatttaattgataaaacgaGAGATTTAAACGGTCTCTGGCATTTATATCActttttggatgaatgaaattaaactcgtgatgttaactacataacatcATTTAGTTGATAGATGTTGTCATGCATAATATATACTTCGTGTAGCTAAGTATTCATTAGTTTAGTTTGCATGGTTAGCTATGTGATGGCCAATACTTCATATAGTCATCAATcatttttcctttaattaacagAATATATCAAACATATGCTTTCCTAATTATAAACATTATGATATATGATGCAAACAGATAAAACAAACCAAGATAATCAAATTGCATTTTCACCATTCGTTGAAAACCAGGGAGCTGTGAATAATATCCAACTATTTCACACATATATTACTCTACTACCATACATGTATCTTGTATAATgacaatatgtatatatatatatatgtatttcaacAACAGAAGATAGAAATCCATTCATTCATAGATGACCCTAATATTTATTCGCGACCCCACGTGTTTTGTTAtgatcagaattttttttttttttgccgttgCTATAATCAGATAATCGTTCGGCATATTTACCAATTACAAATACTTTATTTCTATGATATATTATACTATTATCTAGTATTCTAGTTTGTTGGATGTTGCATTATCATTTTGTTCGtattatgaaaaattataagTAGTAGCACATAACATGATAAGTATACAATGTACGTAACTCGTAAATATCTGgcattttttttgtctattcTCGTAGTTTCAGATCAAGTGAATGAAAATTAAGGGACGTCGGTGACGTGTCAAGATATCGACGTCTGAAACATCCGTAATTTCACAATTGAGATGAGGTCCAGTGGGCCCGTTTTTATTGACAAGCGACATCTCACCTATTATTGGTCCACGTGTACTTTAATTATCCTCCACACAAATAACATTGAAATTATAGATGTAATATTTCTGCTATACTATTAAGAAggacaatattttttaagtatttatttatttatttttgaaataattgatTGTTTTAACTTTACAAAGACAATGGTTGACAAGCTACAAATATTGAAAACGAAAATGAGTCATATAGTGGAAACAAGTGAATCCCCAATTGCTAAtgatactattatttattttaatagtaagtGAACACGTCATGTCCCTATTAGTCCACGTGAAGTAATCCGACGTGTCTGTTTTACTGATTAAGAGGTGAAAATAATCAGACGTGTCATTCATCTTTGGACAATCCAATAATTGTGCACATAGTCTGGACTACGTTCCCCTGCGGACAATCCCACTATAATCTTTTACAACAAAACGTAGGTAACTATATCTTGTTTGTGAAAGAGAAATGCTAAGGCATCAGAAATGTGAATTAAGAAACCCCATTGCTTCAATATCTTAAGGGATTGATGTTCTAAgcaaaaaaagaacaaatagTAATAGAATTTAGCTATTCAATTTATCTTTATCTGAAAAAGAATTGAGTGGTTTATTAAGTAACAAGTGTTTTGTGGTTTCTAAAGAGTATttcaagattttttaaaaactcttgTTGTTTTCTCCtatttttttaaactctttttttgctttttgttaCTTATTTAGATACTCCCAATTCCCAAAACATAAGAGaagttatgaaaaaaaaaacccttgAAAACATTTTGTTAAAATGAAATTCTAATAGGTACAACCTCTTTTTAAGAGGTATATATTgtcttattaaaaacaaatgtatatattttaatacaaaccaaatattaaaaagagGTCTGgaataatttctaaaaaatattaatagcacttaatttgtaaatcatttttttcaaaattgttaTTCTGTGAGATTAACAAATTTCAAACATCTAGCACCATTAAAATCTCAAAATCAACTTTTATGATATGTCtgtaataaatagaaataactTTGAaggtaaattttaaatgaaGTAATAGTGAAATTAAAGGTAAACGTATAATTTTATTCATGATTTATATCACATTTCCTTAAGATTATTTTCTATCTATTTCATAATAAATGTCActttaaatcttttattttgtttcacaaTAAGTATCACTCTACGTTTCCAACGTAATTTTGTACATTAAATCTAATTTTATATCCTTTTAACTAACcaatagtttttttgtttaattcatttttatttaattgatcACACATTAAATAGGGAGGGATATCCTAGTCAATTATTCAAATTTcttaattttagtaaaaaaattcaaagtaacacttatttttgaaaaagtgagagtattgttttaaaaaaagaaacaatggACGAGATTGTGAAAATGTAAGGAGCTCACGATAAGAACGTGAGACTGACCACACTGAACGAACACTCTTGTTTTATCTCCTACTTTGTCCGTTTGTCGTTTACTTGTAATAAGTCGTAACTCACATAACCAATGAGCTTATCTCTTCACCACATCGCCTCTATAAAAATGATCTCATCTCCTTCAATTAAAAAACCCCACTCGAGAGTCTTCAACGACAAGCAGATCAAAACCCACAAACccaatttcaaagaaaaaatctCACCTTTTCTTCCCTCTGCTCTGTTTTCATCATCAATGGCGTCAAGGAAGCATTTTTTTGGCAAGCCTAACTACATCTATCCCCAACCAGAACCAGACATGTCCGAAAACGACGAGAATGTCTTTGAGTTCGACGAATCTGATATTCATAACTTAGGCGATCACCGGTTACCGAGTTCATTTGAGGCCAAGAGATCGATATCGATCTCGCGATTGCGGAGAAAACCGGCGAAAGTCGGAGATTCCTCTGTTTCCGTTAACCGGAAAGCGCCAAAGACCGGTTCGCTTCCGGTTAACATTCCGGATTGGTCGAAGATTCTGAAGAGTGAGTATAAGAGCCATGTGGTACCAGACGACGACACCGACGAAGATGACGAGGACGAGGAAGACACCAACGACGGCGACACGGCGGCGGCGACGGGAGGAAGGCGGATCATTCCGCCGCACGAGTATTTAGCGCGGCGGAGAGGGTCGTCGTTCACGATGCACGAAGGGATCGGTGGAACGGCAAAGGGAAGAGACCTAAGGATATTGAGGAACGTGATTTGGGAGAAGATTGGATTTCTGGATtagtaataattattagtatacAATTAATTATCAATCCAATAGGTAATATAGATATGTTAATCAGTTAACTCAGTTAGGATCGGTTATAGTTTCGGTCCGAATGAGATTTTTTCGattatctttgtttttgtttatttcatcttcttgtttttctttttatattttatggagTTTTGATCATCCTATCCTTTTCGTTTTGGGTAATGataaatgaaaaatttatatttttcgtcCTTGAAAGAGTGGTATTTCTTCtctcaaaaaacaaaacaaaaaaaaaatctcaaaaaaagaGTGGTAgttctatatatatttacataaattcACTAATATTGCTGATTAATCAAAGCAATACTGATCGCTGAAAAATAACAAAGAAAGCAATACTAAAGTCATATTtacaataaacatatatataatgacTAATCATAAAAAATAAGACACACAAAAAGATTCATTGTTGAACGAAGGTGGCCTGAATCTAGTTGAGCATCATTCATTTTCTTGACTATATTgaaatcaaataaagaaaatgcATATTAATTATATACTCCATATAGAAGTCTTTGAACAAAGGACATTAATTTTGTAAGTTTCACAAACCAGCCAACAAACAAAAACCGGATTAGTCATTCCAATATTTAATTCTTCTCagaacttttttctttttgaaacacaaTTCTTCTCAGAACTTCTATTCGATGATTTTTAACCTTAATACGTACCAGGTCCAAGTGTCACGTCTATCAAAGGTCGCGATTTGAACCGTAGGTAGTAAACGATAGGCCATAAAAGTCTTCAGCTAGAAATGATGTGTTTAGtacattttcatttttacatTTCACGAACATCAAAGAGAAACGCTAGATTACGTACTGTATTATAAAGTTGAAGtgctattttttcttaataacttttctaaaaaagaaaaagataataatGATACAGTCATTGAAAGTTACTGCAATATCTATTTCCGTGTCTCCCACTCTCTGCTATGCTTTTGCAACCACAGTTCAAGATTTGGCatttttttcccttttctttttgttgggtTTGTGAAAAAGTTGCAATCTTCCTTTTCTCTGGTTAATATGCATTACTTGCTTCGTAAGTTCGGCAAAATGTAATTTTGTCTTTAAAACAACCAGAGAGCCGACTGTTAACGCAAACACTAGTGATATttgttgtgtatttttttttttttttttgtaacacttcataaatcaggacaagaccatgTCATATTCCCGCCATATTTGTTGTGTATACTACTTCAAAACTGATGTttatattgaaaacataaattttgCTAACCAGTCAGGAGAAATAATGTATATGCAAACGTAAAACTATgtgataaaaaatttcaaaagagtATTGGATCTATGATAGGTACTAAAGTTTGACATGAAATAAAAGATATACGCACTAACGCAAAGAAAGCAATGGTTTGGTAAAATAAAGAATGAGCAATCGAAATCGAATAGTGTAGGGGATGTGTTGAATGTGGTAATCAGTCTGTTGCATACAGATATTCAGAGTCCAGTGGCAAACAAGCGGCGCCCTTAGTTTGGTATAATACGACATAATGGTTTTGCTCAATTGCAATAGTCCACAAAATAAACTGAGTTACACTTTGAATTTctgtacatataaatatatatgtatatattcttCTTTATATTTACTAGTTAAGTTAGGAGCTAtactgattttttaaaattaataacattGGCTGAAGAAAAAGATTAGATGTACGATCTCACGCCAATTAGTGATATCAGCCTAAGGATTGACgttcatatcaaaataaaatatacataagtaaattataaatattatatattgggGTTTTCTTTGAGAAAACCTATATGAAACCGCCTTAgttgattataaattttaaccTTATCTTATAGGAAAATTAGTTAGAAACTTTAGATTAAGTTCAGTCTCTCACGTATGTGTATGAATGTATAATATGATCTAAGTTCTATCCTCTCAGTTTCATGGTAATTAATGCTTTAACATTATTGTTTTGCTTATAAAATAGGTGACGTCGTGTAGACTGAAAAATTCTAAAGGCATAAGAGCatgatattatgatttttgaaacTTTCTTATGGTGggattcttatattccgataAAAATTACACCCTAATAACCTCTTAATAAGGCATTGCACAAGCACGAAGACAATGCATCGtactttttatatatgtgttaaAGCCCATAATTATATTTCCAAAACCCACTTTGTTGTGCTACATtgattttatatgtacataATATCAAAACTAATATAACAAATAAACCGGGAGGCTTGCAAACATCAACATCATTACATCAACATAGACATACATATAAATGATAGTTCGTGCATCATGCATATGTATCTCGGTATAAGAACACGCCATTTATTAATGAACAGAAACCCACGAAACTTCCTTATTTTATTGAACTTTTCAAGAAGCAGAAAAATTCAGAAGTCCAAGACCACTTTTTTCTCCTCATTCTTCTGCTAGAGACCTGTTCCTTATCTCTCTAGAATTTGCTAAAAATATTAGGATATTTGTCCTAaaatttctctctctttcttttatcTATCCTCGCTTCTCAGTTTTTACTACGTACCCTCTTTCATTACGAGCTCAGAAGTCtctgaaattttattttcttccaaAATGGCGTTTATGAGACTTGGCTCCAAATCCGAAGCTTTCCATCGCGAAGGCCAAACCTGGTACTCTTTTGTTCATTTTACGTATGCATGCCTTTGTATGTATTAAATACGTAGTTTATCTTATTAATACCAGTCCATTGTATTTTGTATACGGAACATTAACGTGTTAAGAATTTAGGTTTTGTATTTGACTGACGTATATAACTTAACAAGAAACAGTAGTGATGCACGacaataagatttttttttaaaaattatgatataCAAAGAAAAGTGTTAGCTTTCATTGATTTGTGACATCAgtgatatatttgttttgaggTGATGTTATGTCTCTCGTCGACAGGCTTTGCACCACAGGATTGGTGAGTGATGTTACCATAGAAGTTGGAGACATGAAGTTTCATCTCCACAAGGTTACATAACTTGTACCTTTTTTTGGACGATAAATATAACTTGTACTTATCTTCTCTTTTTAGATCTTGTTTACTTCTAGATCTGATGAAATTGCATAATGAGAGAAAGCTTAACGattaactataatatatatataaatatatatattttatttttttgcttaagctttggttataataatatatttgttgCTAATTGTGTAATGCGTTTCTTAATTTGCGGTTTATATATAGTTTCCATTGCTCTCTAGAAGTGGGTTtcttgagaagctaatcgaagaGTCTTCAAGTGATGATGGATCAAGCTGTGTTTTGAGTCTAGATGACATACCCGGAGGCGGCAAAACGTTCGAactcataacaaaattttgctACGGTGTGAAAATCGAGCTTACTGCATTCAACGTTGTTAGCTTAAGATGTGCAGCCGAGTACCTTGAGATGACTGATAACTACGGAGAAGGGAATCTTGTCGGTATGACAGAGACTTTTCTCAACGAAGTGTTTGGGAACTGGACAGACTCCATCAAAGCTCTTCAGACATGCGAGGACGTAACTGATCACGCTGAAGATCTCCACATCATCTCGAGGTGTGTTGATTCTTTAGCTATCAAAGCTTGTGCTGACCCAAGCCTTTTCAACTGGCCCAAGAACGCAACGAGCGGACAGAACACTGAAGATGAATCTCATTTGTGGAACGGAATCTCACCGTCCGGAAAGATGCTGCAACCAACAGGTGAACAATGGTTCTTTttgaaacacattttttttttaaaaaaaaaccaaaaattgaaTATTCCAACATTTTTAGATGTTCCaataaaaaattagtaacattttaatatttttataacatgaatcaaattagacttttataaattaattcaaCTCCATTATTAATTGGTGAAGATAACTctagaaaattaattttattaaaatgttagTCAATGTTATGTCGATAATAATTTTGCTAAAAATTATATGCTTTTAACAATGATTCGGGTGGTTTGCCTGCAGGTGAAGATTGGTGGTTTGATGATGCTTCTTTTCTCAACTTGTCTCTCTTCAAAAGACTCATTACAGCTATCGAATCACGAGGCATGAAGCTTGAGAACATCTCCATGGCGGTTATGTACTATACAAAGAAACATGTTCCTCTAATGAACAGACAAGTGACCATGGATGAGCAAGTGATCGAGACACCGAACACTTCCGAAGCCGAACAAAAAGATGCTCTAGAAGAGATTATCGGTTTGCTTCCGACCAAGAAAGGTGTAAACCCGACCAAGTTTCTCCTCAGGCTGCTTCAGACCGCGATGGTGTTGCACACAAGCCAATCCTCGAGGGAGAATCTTGAGAGGCTCATTGGAAACCAACTTGATCAAGCTGCTTTAGTGGATCTTCTTATACCAAACATGGGATACTCTGAAACGCTTTATGATGTTGAGTGCGTTCTGAGGATGATAGAACAGTTTGTCTCATCGACCGAACAAGCAGGCATCGTCCCTTCTCCTTGCATCATCGAAGAAGGACATTTGGTGAAGGATGGAGCCGAAATGCTAACTCCTCCAACGTTAGTGGCAACTCTTGTCGACGGTTATCTAGCTGAGGTGGCACCTGATGTTAACTTGAAGCTGGCGAAGTTTGAAGCTATAGCTGCTGCTGTCCCTGATTATGCAAGACCACTAGACGATGGAGTCTATCACGCAGTTGACGTGTTCTTGAAGGTAACAATAatacctttaaaaaaaaaacaataataccTTTTtagtattaataatattttgagggttaaaataataataataataatattttgaggGTTTAATCGTGAATTTTATAGGCACATCCTTGGATTACGGATTCAGAAAGGGAGCATATATGTAGACTCATGAATTGCCAGAAGCTCTCACTGGAAGCTAGCGCACATGCAGCTCAGAACGAGAGGCTGCCTCTTAGGGTGATTGTTCAGGTTCTCTTTTTCGAGCAGCTTAGGCTCAGGACATCTATATCAAGCTGGTTCTTTGTCTCTGAGAATCTAGACAACCCGGAGCACCAGAATGGTGGCAATGGTTGTGTACTTAAACCTAGAGGTGAGAACGTGAGGGAACGGGTTTCTGAGCTGGAGAAAGAGTGTATTAGCATGAAACAAGAGCTTCAGAAGCTGGTGAGGTCTAAGAGAAGCTGGAAGAATTTCACTAGGAAGCTTAATTTCAAGAAGAAATCAGAATGTTGCAAGCCTAAGGATCAAGAAAAGCAAGCCAATTAACAAGAACCTGTCCGCTGGATCAAACTACTAGTTTTATCTTCTCTtttattaaaattcttttaatTAGGTAGAAAGATCAGAACCTCGATGATCGAATCAGATTAGCTATTTTTTTACTTGTTCTAGACAGTACTCTGTTTTCAAaagttttcatcttctcctatCTACCTTGCTGAGAGATTTGATGGTTTTTAGCCTTTCTAGACTTATGTCTTTGGACCTAAAAAGTCTTTTGGATCACACCACcgttactaaaaaaaatattcttggtTTATTAAGGTAAACTGAAAATTGTATTAATTGTATTTAGAGCATTTCTAACTTTATCTCGGTAGCCATCAGTTATCTAATAAAGTGGGATGTATGAATCATGATGGACCCGGTTCGAGAAAGAACATGAATCCAGCGTCTGTGTACTGATCATCTGGTTGAAGAAGAATATTTGAGTCTCATGATGAAAAGAATCAAAACTGTTGGGTTTTGATCAGAGCCGGTCCAATACTTTTCAAAGCCACaagcataaaacaaaaaatggcTAAAAAAGTTATGCACATGACAAAAGAGGGTAGAGAAAGTCACGAAAGCCTTCTCATACTTAAGTGAAACATTTGTTATAAGCCCTTAAACTAAGAGAATTACATAAACATAAACttccaaaaacaatttttagctcttcaaatttgtaaaaaaaaaaactaatagaaaTCTCTAATAAATAGCCTATGGCCCCATATCAAACTATACAAACTGAATCAGAGCCGGCTCTGGACCCAAACAGATGAAACATGTGCTTCCGGCCGCCagcataataaatatttaagcCGCCATATCTATATGGTCTAGTGGTTTAATGAACTCTATAGTTCTATGGAAGCTATGCTGAAACAAAAATAACCTCTTTATTGGGCTTGGGTTGTCAAGAAGACACTTCGTTCCGTTTCATAATTTCGCATACCT encodes:
- the LOC111210067 gene encoding uncharacterized protein LOC111210067 — encoded protein: MSLSLHHIASIKMISSPSIKKPHSRVFNDKQIKTHKPNFKEKISPFLPSALFSSSMASRKHFFGKPNYIYPQPEPDMSENDENVFEFDESDIHNLGDHRLPSSFEAKRSISISRLRRKPAKVGDSSVSVNRKAPKTGSLPVNIPDWSKILKSEYKSHVVPDDDTDEDDEDEEDTNDGDTAAATGGRRIIPPHEYLARRRGSSFTMHEGIGGTAKGRDLRILRNVIWEKIGFLD
- the LOC106428766 gene encoding BTB/POZ domain-containing protein At5g03250, with the translated sequence MAFMRLGSKSEAFHREGQTWLCTTGLVSDVTIEVGDMKFHLHKFPLLSRSGFLEKLIEESSSDDGSSCVLSLDDIPGGGKTFELITKFCYGVKIELTAFNVVSLRCAAEYLEMTDNYGEGNLVGMTETFLNEVFGNWTDSIKALQTCEDVTDHAEDLHIISRCVDSLAIKACADPSLFNWPKNATSGQNTEDESHLWNGISPSGKMLQPTGEDWWFDDASFLNLSLFKRLITAIESRGMKLENISMAVMYYTKKHVPLMNRQVTMDEQVIETPNTSEAEQKDALEEIIGLLPTKKGVNPTKFLLRLLQTAMVLHTSQSSRENLERLIGNQLDQAALVDLLIPNMGYSETLYDVECVLRMIEQFVSSTEQAGIVPSPCIIEEGHLVKDGAEMLTPPTLVATLVDGYLAEVAPDVNLKLAKFEAIAAAVPDYARPLDDGVYHAVDVFLKAHPWITDSEREHICRLMNCQKLSLEASAHAAQNERLPLRVIVQVLFFEQLRLRTSISSWFFVSENLDNPEHQNGGNGCVLKPRGENVRERVSELEKECISMKQELQKLVRSKRSWKNFTRKLNFKKKSECCKPKDQEKQAN